In a genomic window of Sardina pilchardus chromosome 20, fSarPil1.1, whole genome shotgun sequence:
- the xkr5b gene encoding XK-related protein 5b: MQCEKGIWAMWCQICLFLFTAVISLSERAALFFCVVHFFLIGQTLWACLSLGLIALGSVVQILSFRWCMSDGGKGRMSAIIIHVLHMGIFTRLWRCVRTLWRQQDRDVGVASVVLQQADVSALLLLEALLVSLPQTLLHTHILFSSDEGLSSPVSLACGLCLLSLSWALVLYGRACSLLRPGHVPMPPAAILCQLVWRVSMLGARVTSLVFFTRVFSWWVCGVAGFHWLVASFWLVSQQTDIFRSPGHWRLFNCVLGALHVFFFLNVKDGPCRFRMAAFYVVMLLENFALLLSASDILAEASWANLCIPTAVLCSFLIGVISVTVYYRFLHPKSTEILQSLHRSQSAQASLEQGSSTGEKSAPEASVHRHGTFSITGYAQTLGQSAHSELSSEKHSMAPRHHHWCLICLAVKTGDWNKVSLVYGPEGLAALLDVTEGPKGLDNDEPHPQDLEAASQHDTEEQLSEKRESQYFTVSTSVRQSQPAEENREAVENHPDCSGSRTQRESPEGRSGVEESVEMDCDLDDSDTTLYFSADPTSPHCVAAAPAVAKDPNLEAAAQLSPVPHREPLQWGTRELLSREPCFTSTPKHELKPTGHAGPRPAGLRRQVQFK, translated from the exons ATGCAATGTGAAAAAGGAATATGGGCGATGTGGTGTCAAATATGTCTATTCTTGTTCACCGCAGTCATAAGTCTGTCGGAAAGAGCAGCAC TGTTCTTCTGTGTGGTGCATTTCTTCCTGATTGGCCAAACACTATGGGCCTGCCTCTCTCTTGGCCTAATCGCATTAGGGTCAGTTGTGCAGATCCTCAGTTTCAGGTGGTGTATGTCAGATGGGGGCAAAGGGAGAATGTCTGCGATCATCATCCATGTTCTTCACATGGGCATCTTTACAAG actgtggaggtgtgtgaggaCGCTGTGGCGTCAGCAGGACAGAGACGTGGGAGTGGCCAGTGTGGTCCTGCAGCAGGCCGACGTGTCCGCTCTGCTCTTGCTGGAGGCCCTGCTCGTTAGCCTCCCGCAGaccctgctgcacacacacatcctcttcaGCTCCGACGagggcctctcctctcctg TGTCGCTGGCGTGCGGGCTGTGCCTGCTGTCCCTGAGCTGGGCGCTGGTCCTGTACGGGCGGGCGTGCTCTCTGCTCCGGCCCGGCCACGTGCCCATGCCGCCCGCTGCCATCCTGTGCCAGCTGGTGTGGAGGGTGAGCATGCTGGGCGCCAGGGTCACCAGCCTGGTCTTCTTCACCCGGGTCTTCTCCTGGTGGGTGTGCGGCGTCGCTG GTTTCCACTGGCTGGTTGCATCCTTCTGGCTGGTGTCCCAGCAGACCGACATCTTCAGAAGCCCTGGACACTGGCGCCTCTTCAACTGCGTCCTGGGAGCTCTGCACGTCTTCTTTTTCCTCAACGTGAAGGATGGCCCCTGCCGGTTCCGCATGGCAGCGTTCTATGTG GTGATGTTGCTGGAGAACTTTGCTCTGCTGCTGTCGGCCTCGGACATTTTAGCTGAAGCCTCGTGGGCCAACCTGTGCATCCCTACTGCTGTCCTCTGCAGCTTCCTTatag GTGTTATATCTGTGACGGTTTATTACCGGTTCCTTCACCCCAAATCCACCGAGATCCTGCAGAGTCTCCACCGAAGCCAGAGTGCCCAAGCCAGCCTGGAGCAAGGCTCCTCTACTGGGGAGAAGAGTGCTCCTGAGGCCTCCGTCCACAGACATGGCACCTTCTCCATTACTGGCTACGCCCAGACTCTGGGTCAGTCGGCACACTCAGAGCTGAGCTCAGAGAAGCACAGCATGGCTCCCAGACACCACCACTGGTGCTTAATCTGCCTGGCTGTCAAGACCGGAGACTGGAATAAGGTCAGCCTTGTTTATGGCCCAGAGGGATTGGCTGCTCTGCTGGACGTGACTGAAGGTCCGAAGGGCCTGGACAACGACGAGCCCCACCCCCAGGACCTGGAGGCCGCGTCGCAACATGACACCGAAGAGCAGCTCTcggagaagagggagagccaGTACTTCACCGTCAGCACGtccgtgcgccagagccagcCTGCAGAAGAGAACAGGGAGGCCGTGGAGAACCACCCAGACTGTTCTGGTTCTAGAACCCAACGGGAGAGTCCAGAGGGGAGGTCTGGTGTGGAGGAGAGCGTGGAGATGGACTGTGACCTCGATGACTCGGACACCACGCTGTACTTCAGTGCTGACCCCACCTCCCCTCACTGTGTGGCCGCCGCGCCTGCTGTGGCCAAAGACCCAAACCTGGAGGCCGCGGCGCAGCTGTCCCCCGTCCCCCACCGAGAGCCCCTGCAGTGGGGAACCAGGGAGCTGCTGAGCAGAGAGCCGTGCTTCACCTCCACCCCCAAACACGAGCTCAAGCCCACGGGACACGCAGGGCCTCGGCCAGCAGGGCTCAGAAGGCAGGTCCAGTTTAAGTAG
- the LOC134067247 gene encoding procathepsin L-like, whose amino-acid sequence MKLLIIAAASLAVVSCASLSLEDLEFHAWKLKFGRSYGSPAEEAQRRSTWLENRKLVLVHNILADQGIKSYRMGMNYFADMSNQEYRDLVVGGCLKRSNSSKSGSAFLSLSLRDVPKAVDWRDKGFVTDVKDQKACGSCWAFSATGSLEGQNFKKGGKLVSLSEQQLVDCSGDYGNMGCGGGLMDQAFQYIKDNGGIDTEESYPYEAKDGKCRFKPDSVGATCTGFVDITSGDENALQEAVATVGPVSVAIDAGHSSFQMYESGVYDEPDCSSEELDHGVLAVGYGSENGKDYWLVKNSWGLSWGDKGYIKMTRNKHNQCGIATASSYPLV is encoded by the exons atgAAGCTGTTGATCATCGCAGCTGCCTCTCTGGCGGTGGTGAGCTGTGCCAGCCTCTCTCTGGAGGACCTGGAGTTCCACGCATGGAAACTCAAGTTTG gCCGCTCCTATGGCTCACCTGCTGAGGAGGCCCAGCGCAGGTCCACCTGGCTGGAGAACCGTAAACTGGTGCTGGTCCACAACATCCTGGCTGACCAGGGCATCAAGAGCTACCGCATGGGCATGAACTACTTCGCTGACATG AGCAACCAGGAGTACCGAGACCTTGTGGTCGGCGGGTGCCTGAAGCGTAGCAACAGCAGCAAGTCTGGCAGCGCCTTCCTGAGCCTCAGCCTGAGAGACGTGCCCAAGGCCGTGGACTGGAGGGACAAGGGCTTTGTGACCGACGTCAAGGACCAGAAGGCCTGTGGCTCATGCTGGGCCTTCAGCGCG ACGGGCTCTCTCGAGGGCCAGAACTTTAAGAAAGGGGGAAAGCTGGTGTCTCTGAGCGAACAGCAGCTGGTGGACTGCTCCGGGGACTATGGCAACATGGGCTGTGGTGGCGGGCTCATGGACCAGGCCTTCCAGTACATTAAGGACAATGGTGGCATCGACACCGAGGAGTCCTACCCCTATGAGGCTAAA GATGGGAAGTGCCGCTTCAAGCCAGACAGCGTTGGTGCCACATGCACCGGCTTCGTCGACATCACCAGCGGAGACGAGAATGCTCTGCAGGAAGCCGTGGCAACCGTGGGTCCCGTGTCAGTGGCCATCGATGCCGGACATTCCTCCTTCCAGATGTATGAGTCAG GAGTCTATGATGAGCCCGACTGCAGCAGTGAGGAGCTGGACCATGGAGTGCTGGCTGTGGGCTACGGATCCGAGAATGGGAAGGACTACTGGCTCGTCAAGAACAG CTGGGGTCTGTCCTGGGGTGATAAGGGCTACATCAAGATGACCAGGAACAAGCACAACCAGTGCGGCATCGCCACCGCCTCCAGCTACCCTCTGGTCTGA
- the LOC134067249 gene encoding procathepsin L-like — protein sequence MKLLIIAAASLAVVSCASLSLEDLEFHAWKLKFDKSYSSAQEEAHRKDIWLSQRRQVLTHNILADQGTKTYRMGINQFSDLNSEEFHQNVLLRNMIPDEALPHRGSFTSTPKGGAVKLPDAVDWREKGCVTDVKDQGQCGSCWSFSTTGALESHSCIKHGSLPSLSEQQLVDCTRSYGNNGCHGGWMNPSFSYISDNGGLDTKDYYPYEAQDGTCHFDPSGVGATCSGYVDVMPKGDESALQEVVANVGPVSVAVDATNFQNYQSGVFNDPSCSSSQINHAVLVVGYGTEGGQDYWLVKNSWSTSWGEQGYIKMSRNQGNQCGIASYASYPTV from the exons ATGAAGCTGTTGATCATCGCAGCCGCCTCTCTGGCAGTGGTGAGCTGTGCCAGCCTCTCTCTGGAGGACCTGGAGTTCCACGCATGGAAACTCAAGTTTG ATAAATCATATAGCTCAGCTCAGGAGGAGGCCCATCGTAAAGACATCTGGCTCTCCCAGCGACGTCAGGTCCTGACCCACAACATCCTGGCTGACCAGGGCACCAAGACCTACCGCATGGGCATCAACCAGTTCTCTGACTTG AACAGTGAGGAATTCCATCAGAATGTCCTCCTCAGAAACATGATCCCTGATGAAGCCCTGCCCCACAGAGGCTCATTCACCTCCACACCTAAGGGGGGCGCTGTGAAGCTGCCTGACGCTGTGGATTGGAGGGAAAAAGGCTGTGTGACGGATGTCAAAGACCAGGGGCAATGTGGATCCTGTTGGTCCTTCAGCACG ACAGGTGCGCTGGAGTCCCACTCCTGCATTAAGCATGGCTCACTGCCCTCTCTGAGCGAACAGCAGCTGGTCGACTGCACTCGTTCCTATGGAAACAATGGCTGCCATGGAGGCTGGATGAACCCATCATTTAGCTACATCAGTGATAATGGAGGACTTGATACAAAGGACTACTACCCCTACGAGGCACAG GATGGCACCTGCCACTTCGATCCCTCTGGCGTGGGAGCCACCTGCAGTGGGTATGTTGACGTAATGCCCAAAGGTGATGAATCTGCACTGCAAGAGGTTGTGGCCAACGTGGGACCTGTGTCCGTAGCCGTCGACGCAACAAACTTCCAGAACTACCAATCTG GTGTTTTCAACGACCCCTCCTGCAGCAGCAGTCAAATCAACCACGCTGTGCTGGTGGTGGGTTATGGAACTGAGGGAGGTCAAGACTATTGGCTGGTGAAGAACAG CTGGAGCACATCCTGGGGAGAGCAAGGCTACATCAAGATGTCCAGAAATCAGGGCAACCAGTGTGGCATTGCATCTTACGCCTCTTACCCCACAGTGTGA
- the eva1a gene encoding protein eva-1 homolog A: MSGSTLSPDLDTKVITKEMALISNALAACSFIADHPERAALYFVCGICLGLVVTLMALVVQISCRTDCRARRVPRNRKPAKTAAVEPGNSSTSESESDWDTTSDLSARRHRRFERTLNTNVFTSAEELERAQRLEERERIIREIWMNGQPDVPGTRSLNRYY, translated from the exons ATGTCCGGTAGCACGCTGAGCCCGGACCTGGACACTAAGGTCATCACCAAGGAGATGGCCCTCATCAGCAACGCGCTGGCTGCGTGCTCGTTTATAGCAG ACCATCCGGAGCGGGCGGCGCTGTACTTTGTGTGTGGCATCTGTCTGGGCCTGGTGGTCACTCTCATGGCCCTGGTGGTCCAGATCTCCTGCCGCACGGACTGCAGGGCCCGCCGGGTCCCTCGGAACCGCAAGCCGGCCAAGACGGCGGCGGTGGAGCCcggcaacagcagcaccagcgagTCCGAGTCGGACTGGGACACCACGTCGGACCTGTCGGCGCGGCGACACCGGCGCTTCGAACGGACGCTCAACACCAACGTGTTCACGTCGGCCGAGGAGCTGGAACGCGCCCAGCGGCTGGAGGAGCGCGAGCGCATCATACGAGAGATCTGGATGAACGGGCAGCCCGACGTCCCCGGCACGCGCAGCCTCAACCGCTACTACTGA